The Streptomyces europaeiscabiei genome window below encodes:
- a CDS encoding NUDIX domain-containing protein — MRWTVHGERTLHDTPWVRLHSLDVERPDGTRGEYHVVRLRDLAVTAAVDDRRRVLMMWRHRFVTDTWAWELPMGLVEDGERPEEAAARELEEETGWRPGSLRELLYAQPAAGITDTQHFVFRTDDARRIGEPTEQNESDRLEWIPLTDVPGLISRREIVSSATLVGVMALLLDSSAGTSVPGR, encoded by the coding sequence ATGAGATGGACCGTCCACGGCGAACGCACCCTCCACGACACCCCATGGGTCCGGCTGCACTCACTGGACGTCGAGCGGCCCGACGGCACCCGTGGCGAGTACCACGTGGTCCGGCTGCGGGACCTCGCCGTCACCGCGGCCGTGGACGACCGCCGACGGGTCCTGATGATGTGGCGCCACCGCTTCGTCACGGACACCTGGGCCTGGGAGCTGCCCATGGGTCTGGTCGAGGACGGGGAGCGGCCGGAGGAGGCGGCGGCGCGGGAGCTGGAGGAGGAGACGGGGTGGCGGCCGGGGTCGCTGCGGGAACTGCTCTACGCCCAGCCTGCGGCCGGGATCACCGACACCCAGCACTTCGTGTTCCGCACGGACGACGCCCGGCGTATCGGCGAGCCCACGGAACAGAACGAGTCGGACCGCCTGGAGTGGATCCCCCTGACCGACGTGCCCGGCCTGATCAGCCGCCGGGAGATCGTCAGCAGCGCCACCCTCGTCGGCGTCATGGCCCTGCTGCTGGACAGCTCCGCCGGGACATCCGTACCGGGTCGGTGA
- a CDS encoding amidase, with protein MQPHASPPPDTPSPECPSPAPLPPGSPPPCLLTPGSLPPAFHPPGGLPRLSAEQIAAAVQAGETTAVDVVAAALARIEQAEPTLHAFVEVWAEEALRRAAEVDAQVAAGVRLPLAGVPIGVKGRAGLRAAAARALVAAGCVPVGATSVPGPGTPWQTWGLGAGGRTVNPWRADRTPGGSSAGSAAAVAAGLVPMATGTDGAGSVRIPAAWCGVVGLKTTNGRLPSPDRTGLAAAGVLTRYASDAAAYWRCVTEAGDAQSSGDRGGGGTKHDGSEQPYAAEQPCSAGKAGTAGTTRAVGAAEVTQAADGVSPPVAVWSADLGFADTDPEPAAIAHGAALRLMDAGLVRLTGLTGLTGLVRPPVRQAHPPVHRGTPPSQAASPPDAQPGPPAPHPLPHPHPLRLEDPAPAWLALRAAPTPDARPAPGVHPAPLRAAQELRAENDRRLAAVFAGVDLILTPSTPNAPHGHDGPGDRYSTALTWAFNLSGHPAMSIPAGFDSDGCPVGLQLVARHGDEALLLRVAEAAETVRKYPAPETETPA; from the coding sequence ATGCAGCCGCACGCCTCACCACCGCCCGACACCCCGTCACCCGAGTGCCCCTCTCCCGCTCCCCTCCCTCCCGGCTCTCCGCCGCCCTGCCTCCTCACCCCCGGCTCCCTTCCTCCCGCCTTCCATCCACCTGGCGGTCTGCCGCGCCTCTCGGCCGAGCAGATCGCCGCAGCCGTCCAAGCGGGTGAGACGACGGCCGTCGACGTCGTCGCGGCGGCCCTCGCCAGGATCGAGCAGGCCGAGCCCACGCTCCACGCGTTCGTCGAGGTGTGGGCGGAGGAGGCGTTGCGGCGGGCGGCGGAGGTCGACGCGCAGGTCGCCGCAGGCGTACGGCTGCCGTTGGCCGGGGTGCCGATCGGAGTGAAGGGGCGGGCCGGGCTGCGGGCGGCGGCGGCGCGAGCGCTGGTCGCGGCCGGGTGCGTCCCCGTGGGGGCGACCTCCGTGCCCGGCCCCGGCACCCCCTGGCAGACCTGGGGCCTCGGGGCCGGCGGCCGCACCGTCAACCCCTGGCGGGCCGACCGGACACCGGGCGGCTCCTCCGCCGGGTCCGCGGCGGCGGTCGCCGCAGGTCTGGTGCCGATGGCGACCGGCACGGACGGTGCCGGGTCGGTACGGATCCCGGCCGCCTGGTGCGGCGTCGTCGGCCTGAAGACCACGAACGGACGCCTGCCCTCCCCCGACCGCACCGGCCTCGCGGCGGCCGGTGTCCTCACCCGCTACGCGTCGGACGCGGCAGCGTACTGGCGCTGTGTGACGGAGGCGGGAGACGCGCAGAGCTCAGGAGACAGGGGAGGCGGCGGCACGAAGCACGACGGGTCGGAGCAGCCGTACGCAGCGGAGCAGCCGTGCTCGGCAGGGAAGGCGGGGACGGCAGGCACGACGCGAGCAGTTGGGGCGGCTGAAGTGACACAAGCGGCCGACGGTGTGTCTCCCCCCGTCGCCGTCTGGTCGGCCGACCTCGGCTTCGCCGACACGGACCCCGAGCCCGCCGCGATCGCCCACGGCGCCGCACTCCGCCTCATGGACGCCGGTCTCGTACGGCTTACGGGGCTTACAGGGCTTACAGGGCTCGTGCGGCCGCCGGTGCGCCAGGCGCACCCGCCCGTCCACCGGGGCACCCCTCCCTCGCAGGCGGCGAGCCCGCCCGACGCGCAGCCGGGTCCGCCCGCGCCGCATCCGCTTCCGCATCCGCATCCGCTCCGCCTGGAGGACCCCGCGCCGGCCTGGCTCGCCCTCCGCGCCGCACCGACCCCCGACGCCCGCCCGGCACCCGGGGTCCACCCGGCCCCCCTCCGGGCCGCTCAGGAACTCCGCGCCGAGAACGACCGGCGGCTCGCCGCCGTCTTCGCCGGGGTGGACCTGATTCTCACCCCCTCCACACCCAACGCGCCCCACGGTCACGACGGCCCAGGTGACCGCTACTCCACGGCTCTGACCTGGGCGTTCAACCTCAGCGGGCATCCCGCCATGAGCATCCCGGCCGGCTTCGACTCCGACGGCTGCCCGGTCGGTCTGCAGCTGGTGGCGCGGCACGGCGACGAGGCCCTGTTGCTGCGTGTGGCGGAGGCCGCCGAAACCGTCCGGAAGTATCCCGCCCCAGAAACGGAGACCCCGGCATGA
- a CDS encoding ATP-binding protein — protein MSATDRAATGVLTVSDGTTVWAWTAVRVNAAADLTETREYADLAEDDRRIKAVAAETAWLTGQWGTAHGERVELRYLSDPAERGITCALLGRVSATTPDRAEAAALVLRARLAALPRHVHATPVEDPAEVARLLTPFTPEPVAGVAEIRKRYRTGVPNRPDAGVRYYLSPQPFTASAPPWDALWRALAEHPYPVMLTIGLEPYVVPDDLGPLLHRVATQYGRLGTPGQVPDGLWSPGAQLAPDAFAVDASRVYADAARRYTGRAFRIRIALASPARLPESLAELAGATLSPQERAREEGVLTETFSGPAHSVAWPGPGELPAAWQGLTTLEHGRWGGDHCWRLPEPLSPQLRLVAELVDAREAGAAFRLPLAVNGHMTGFPVRRPGLAGETAYRADGPAISLGRQLVHDSPAGPLGIGLDDLTRHALFVGTTGSGKTNTTLAFCEQLWRDHRVPFLVIEPVNSELDDYRWLATRPGFEDLVVLTVGDETTAPLRLNPFEVPAGVRISTHVAGLLACFDAAFGLWDPLPNIYNRALRATYARKGVVPTDIAGPDHEWPTLRDFIAEMRRECERLDYSGEVRDNIVAASRLRAESLAEGACGSTLDVTRSYPVAELLRRPLVLELAAIGDNEKEQSLVTALILQTMTEHYKANRPGGSLSHVTVIEEAHRLLGRPVAQSGDAKEGNAQARAAQAFANTLAENRKYGEGVVIVEQVPGKLVEDAYKNTNLKVMHRLPAAADRELIGGTMRFSPDQERYAATLEPFHAFAHHDRLDRPALITVPDVRAAAAREAGVDRAPLATSPQLASRFRDFAAEVTPVSDALSPFPDCDGCAHRCAFRSRASTAVWPEHAKDLKERVARYPKSKPEQSAWWSGTAEWVAELADTVPLRDPAPDALRDYRACVFIHLARAAWQRKTLAWVRLYRTHTNPGPSS, from the coding sequence TTGAGCGCCACCGACCGGGCGGCGACCGGCGTGCTGACCGTGTCCGACGGGACGACCGTCTGGGCCTGGACGGCGGTACGCGTCAACGCCGCGGCCGATCTCACCGAGACCCGGGAGTACGCGGATCTCGCGGAGGACGACCGCCGGATCAAGGCGGTCGCCGCCGAGACTGCCTGGCTGACCGGCCAGTGGGGCACGGCACACGGTGAGCGCGTCGAGCTGCGCTACCTCAGCGATCCGGCGGAGCGAGGCATCACCTGCGCCCTGCTCGGCCGCGTCTCGGCGACCACACCCGACCGGGCGGAGGCGGCCGCGCTCGTGCTGCGCGCCCGGCTGGCCGCGCTGCCCCGTCATGTGCACGCGACCCCGGTCGAGGACCCGGCCGAGGTGGCACGGCTGCTGACCCCGTTCACGCCCGAGCCCGTCGCGGGTGTGGCCGAGATCCGCAAGCGGTACCGCACCGGGGTGCCCAACCGTCCCGACGCGGGAGTGCGGTACTACCTGTCGCCCCAGCCGTTCACCGCGTCGGCGCCGCCGTGGGACGCGCTGTGGCGAGCGCTGGCCGAGCACCCGTACCCGGTGATGCTGACGATCGGCCTGGAGCCGTACGTCGTACCGGACGACCTCGGACCGCTGCTGCACCGCGTCGCCACGCAGTACGGCCGGCTCGGCACCCCGGGCCAGGTGCCGGACGGCCTGTGGTCGCCGGGCGCCCAGCTCGCCCCGGACGCCTTCGCGGTGGACGCCTCCCGGGTGTACGCCGACGCCGCGCGCCGCTACACCGGCCGCGCCTTCCGCATCCGGATCGCCCTGGCCTCGCCCGCGAGGCTGCCCGAGTCGCTGGCCGAGCTGGCCGGAGCGACGTTGTCCCCGCAGGAACGGGCACGTGAGGAGGGAGTGCTGACGGAGACGTTCAGCGGTCCGGCGCACAGCGTGGCCTGGCCCGGCCCCGGTGAACTTCCTGCCGCCTGGCAGGGGTTGACCACCCTGGAACACGGACGCTGGGGCGGCGACCACTGCTGGCGGCTGCCCGAGCCGCTCTCGCCACAGCTGCGGCTGGTCGCGGAACTGGTGGACGCCCGCGAGGCGGGGGCGGCGTTCCGGCTGCCACTGGCGGTGAACGGCCACATGACCGGTTTCCCGGTTCGGCGTCCCGGGTTGGCGGGCGAGACCGCGTACCGCGCGGACGGTCCCGCGATCTCCTTGGGCCGCCAGCTCGTCCACGACAGCCCGGCCGGACCTCTGGGCATCGGGCTGGACGATCTCACCCGGCACGCCCTGTTCGTCGGGACCACCGGTTCGGGCAAGACGAACACGACGCTGGCGTTCTGCGAGCAGTTGTGGCGCGACCACCGGGTACCGTTCCTCGTCATCGAGCCGGTCAACTCCGAGCTGGACGACTACCGCTGGCTGGCCACCCGGCCCGGGTTCGAGGACCTCGTGGTGCTCACCGTGGGCGACGAGACCACGGCTCCACTGCGCCTGAACCCCTTCGAGGTTCCGGCCGGGGTGCGCATCAGCACCCATGTGGCCGGGCTGCTGGCCTGCTTCGACGCGGCGTTCGGCCTGTGGGACCCGCTGCCGAACATCTACAACCGGGCGCTGCGGGCCACATATGCGCGCAAGGGCGTAGTGCCGACGGACATCGCGGGCCCCGACCACGAGTGGCCCACGCTGCGTGATTTCATCGCCGAGATGCGCCGGGAGTGCGAGCGGCTGGACTACTCCGGCGAGGTGCGGGACAACATCGTGGCCGCGTCCCGGCTGCGGGCCGAGTCGCTGGCCGAGGGCGCCTGCGGCAGCACGCTGGACGTGACGCGTTCATACCCGGTGGCGGAACTGCTGCGCCGCCCGCTGGTCCTGGAACTGGCGGCGATCGGCGACAACGAGAAGGAACAGTCGCTCGTGACCGCCCTGATCCTCCAGACGATGACCGAGCACTACAAGGCGAACCGCCCGGGCGGCTCGCTCTCCCACGTCACCGTGATCGAGGAGGCACACCGCCTGCTCGGCCGGCCGGTCGCCCAGTCCGGTGACGCGAAGGAGGGCAACGCCCAGGCCCGGGCGGCTCAGGCCTTCGCCAACACCCTCGCCGAGAACCGCAAGTACGGCGAGGGTGTCGTCATCGTCGAGCAGGTTCCCGGCAAGCTCGTCGAGGACGCGTACAAGAACACCAACCTCAAGGTCATGCACCGGCTGCCCGCCGCCGCCGATCGTGAGCTGATCGGCGGCACCATGCGCTTCTCCCCGGACCAGGAGCGCTACGCGGCCACCCTGGAGCCCTTCCACGCCTTCGCCCACCACGACCGCCTCGACCGCCCGGCTCTGATCACGGTGCCCGACGTCCGCGCGGCGGCGGCCCGGGAGGCGGGCGTGGACCGGGCCCCCTTGGCCACCTCCCCTCAACTGGCCTCCCGCTTTCGCGATTTCGCGGCGGAGGTGACGCCGGTGTCCGACGCTCTGTCCCCCTTTCCCGACTGCGACGGCTGTGCCCACCGCTGTGCGTTCCGCTCCCGCGCGAGTACCGCGGTCTGGCCCGAGCACGCGAAGGATCTCAAGGAGCGGGTCGCCCGGTACCCCAAGTCCAAGCCTGAGCAGTCGGCCTGGTGGAGCGGCACGGCGGAGTGGGTCGCCGAGCTGGCGGACACGGTCCCCCTCCGGGACCCCGCTCCGGACGCCCTGCGCGACTACCGAGCCTGCGTCTTCATCCACCTGGCCCGCGCCGCCTGGCAACGCAAGACCCTCGCGTGGGTCCGCCTCTACCGCACCCACACCAACCCCGGGCCATCCTCATGA
- a CDS encoding DUF4913 domain-containing protein: MTTIFEQHGPAQPLPAAPPFILYLDGAEYAEEMHALAVWVGDLLLPVYGREVTSQQPWCPRWWEHLEAVARLHALWLAWQELTDPTAGTSGPAVWHRDHLGPVLAELRSPAGPFAGCKAGAHRAKQPPAVEPYGAGT; encoded by the coding sequence ATGACCACCATCTTCGAACAGCACGGCCCGGCACAGCCGCTCCCCGCCGCCCCGCCGTTCATCCTCTACCTCGACGGCGCCGAGTACGCCGAGGAGATGCACGCTCTGGCCGTGTGGGTCGGGGACCTGCTCCTGCCGGTCTACGGCCGCGAGGTCACCTCGCAGCAGCCCTGGTGCCCGCGCTGGTGGGAGCACCTGGAGGCGGTGGCGCGTCTGCACGCCCTGTGGCTGGCCTGGCAGGAACTCACCGACCCCACGGCTGGCACGTCGGGCCCGGCGGTGTGGCACCGCGACCACCTCGGCCCCGTCCTGGCCGAACTCCGCTCCCCCGCCGGCCCGTTCGCGGGCTGCAAGGCGGGCGCCCACCGCGCGAAGCAACCGCCGGCCGTGGAGCCGTACGGGGCGGGGACCTGA
- a CDS encoding TraM recognition domain-containing protein gives MAARKQQHTTGDDLLPWIIPGAALLIGTLFLGAWLGGTLAAALTGAGWDPPPFTLATMKTLVTDGPTAVWPTTSPGAVATGTGTVFGATLTLLVTPVVLIRRRGRRPTGLAGRRELSGLLPKGATARARRLRPSLAKSGRLSPDDTGNLLGDLEPGGPELRSSYEDVELDLMAPRAGKSTGIAVPRVLRARGSVLLTSNKADVYSVTRAERERAGTVWTFDPQGIAHTARGLWWDMLADAATIEGARRLAGHFVGAVNDDASKRDFWISAAQNTLTALFHAANRGERQVDEVLAWLADPADRTPVDLLRDAGMAALADQLQGTVQGAVETRDGIYETARQCVACLLDPAIAAWVSRDPDLPQFLPERHALSSDTLYLLSKDGGGSAAGVIAACADSVLRAGVVAAERTGGRLDPPMTAVLDEAANVCRISDLPDLYSHFGSRGINVVTLLQSYRQGTRVWGEAGMDALWSAATIKLLGAGLDDADFVEKVSRLVGEHDVSTVSYSRGRDGRSRSTSYRLERILPADRIRALPKGTALLLATGVRPALVRLRPWYAEPGADRIALAARAEVKAITARAAEGIVR, from the coding sequence ATGGCCGCACGCAAGCAACAGCACACCACCGGCGACGACCTGCTGCCCTGGATCATCCCCGGCGCCGCCCTGCTCATCGGCACCCTCTTCCTCGGCGCCTGGCTCGGCGGCACCCTGGCCGCAGCCCTCACCGGCGCCGGCTGGGACCCACCCCCCTTCACCCTGGCCACGATGAAGACCCTCGTCACGGACGGCCCGACAGCCGTCTGGCCGACGACGTCACCCGGCGCGGTCGCCACCGGCACGGGCACGGTCTTCGGCGCCACCCTCACCCTGCTCGTCACCCCCGTCGTACTCATCCGCCGCCGGGGCCGCAGGCCCACCGGTCTGGCCGGCCGCCGCGAACTCTCCGGCCTCCTCCCGAAGGGCGCCACCGCCAGGGCCCGCCGACTCCGCCCGTCCCTGGCGAAGTCGGGCAGGCTCTCGCCGGACGACACGGGCAACCTCCTCGGCGACCTGGAACCCGGCGGCCCCGAACTCCGCAGCAGCTACGAGGACGTGGAGCTGGACCTGATGGCACCGCGGGCCGGCAAGTCCACCGGCATCGCCGTCCCGCGAGTCCTGCGGGCCCGCGGGAGTGTGCTGCTGACCTCGAACAAGGCGGACGTGTACAGCGTGACCCGCGCGGAGCGCGAACGGGCGGGCACCGTCTGGACGTTCGACCCGCAGGGCATCGCGCACACGGCGCGCGGCCTGTGGTGGGACATGCTCGCCGACGCGGCCACCATCGAGGGCGCCCGCCGCCTCGCCGGCCACTTCGTCGGTGCGGTCAACGACGACGCGTCGAAGCGCGACTTCTGGATCTCGGCGGCCCAGAACACGCTCACCGCCCTGTTCCACGCGGCCAACCGGGGCGAGCGGCAGGTGGACGAGGTGCTGGCCTGGCTGGCGGACCCGGCCGACCGTACGCCGGTCGACCTGCTCCGCGACGCGGGCATGGCGGCCCTCGCCGACCAGCTCCAGGGCACCGTCCAGGGCGCGGTCGAGACCCGGGACGGCATCTACGAGACGGCCCGCCAGTGCGTGGCGTGCCTGCTCGATCCGGCGATCGCGGCCTGGGTGAGCCGGGACCCTGACCTGCCGCAGTTCCTGCCCGAGCGGCACGCGCTGTCGTCCGACACGCTCTATCTGCTCTCCAAGGACGGCGGCGGCTCGGCGGCCGGTGTCATCGCCGCGTGCGCGGACTCCGTTCTGCGCGCCGGAGTCGTGGCGGCCGAGCGGACGGGCGGGCGCCTGGACCCGCCGATGACGGCCGTGCTGGACGAGGCGGCCAACGTCTGCCGAATCTCCGACCTGCCCGACCTCTACTCCCACTTCGGCTCGCGCGGCATCAACGTCGTGACCCTGCTGCAGAGTTACCGCCAGGGCACGCGGGTGTGGGGCGAGGCCGGGATGGACGCGCTGTGGAGCGCCGCCACCATCAAGCTGCTCGGCGCGGGCCTCGACGACGCGGACTTCGTCGAGAAGGTCTCACGACTGGTCGGCGAGCACGACGTGTCGACGGTGAGCTACTCCCGCGGCAGGGACGGGCGTTCCCGCTCCACCTCGTACCGCCTCGAACGCATCCTCCCCGCCGACCGCATCCGCGCCCTCCCCAAGGGCACCGCCCTCCTCCTCGCCACCGGCGTCAGGCCCGCCCTGGTCCGCCTGCGCCCCTGGTACGCCGAACCCGGCGCCGACCGCATCGCCCTCGCCGCCCGTGCCGAGGTCAAGGCCATCACGGCGAGGGCGGCGGAGGGGATCGTCCGATGA
- a CDS encoding tetrahydrofolate dehydrogenase/cyclohydrolase catalytic domain-containing protein: MTEHVSGRDVLRRAKELYAPYRDAVAPTGQRVAIIRFRPAENDPAEWKVKLEASKVSAEQKVKSFEHLGFRADHVVMPPGTTRAQFAEALERANRDPATRAIIVQFPPPAHLQPLVQRMDPAKDIDALTKGRSPYTACATAEGICRVVEPFAQDDPLIAVVGGKGFVGQGVVTTLREQGHRLMELDAGDDLRRVRDADIVVSVTGNPGILGPDHLRPHHRLVVDSGFVPQADGTVKGDVQRAAYDIPQHLTPVPGGIGPVEMATLMERVVRREVDPDAPSWKVEPRPYLTREQLTQPSPETTRAPMAAARTAAPTSTADERQGPGRGQGSEPGRGPTSLRGAAGQRSTTGPGGAGQQPTTGRTAAGQHTPASGNPVADAARRRTGGGGSGAGGVGPTAAGPTAGPSAPARAQIPYPPKPPTPGGPGR, encoded by the coding sequence ATGACCGAGCATGTGTCGGGGCGTGACGTACTGCGCCGGGCCAAGGAGTTGTACGCCCCCTACCGGGACGCCGTGGCCCCGACGGGACAGCGGGTGGCGATCATCCGCTTCCGGCCCGCGGAGAACGATCCGGCGGAGTGGAAGGTGAAACTGGAGGCGTCGAAGGTCTCCGCCGAGCAGAAGGTGAAGAGCTTCGAGCACCTGGGCTTCCGGGCGGACCATGTGGTGATGCCGCCGGGCACCACGCGTGCACAGTTCGCCGAAGCACTGGAGCGCGCCAACCGGGACCCCGCGACCCGGGCGATCATCGTGCAGTTCCCGCCGCCGGCCCATCTCCAGCCACTCGTACAGCGGATGGACCCCGCCAAGGACATCGACGCGCTCACCAAGGGCCGCTCCCCGTACACCGCGTGCGCCACGGCCGAGGGCATCTGCCGGGTCGTGGAACCGTTCGCCCAGGACGACCCGCTGATCGCGGTCGTGGGCGGCAAGGGGTTCGTCGGGCAGGGCGTCGTCACAACCCTGCGCGAACAGGGCCATCGGCTCATGGAACTCGACGCCGGAGACGACCTCCGGCGGGTACGCGACGCCGACATCGTCGTCTCCGTCACCGGCAACCCCGGCATCCTCGGCCCCGACCATCTCCGTCCCCATCACCGGCTCGTCGTCGACTCCGGGTTCGTACCGCAGGCGGACGGCACCGTGAAAGGTGACGTCCAGCGGGCGGCCTATGACATCCCACAGCACCTCACCCCCGTCCCCGGCGGCATCGGCCCGGTCGAGATGGCCACGCTCATGGAACGCGTCGTCCGCCGCGAGGTGGACCCCGACGCCCCTTCCTGGAAGGTCGAGCCCCGCCCCTACCTGACCAGGGAGCAACTGACCCAGCCGTCCCCGGAGACGACACGAGCGCCGATGGCGGCGGCCCGGACGGCGGCACCGACGTCGACAGCCGACGAGCGGCAGGGGCCCGGGCGAGGGCAGGGGTCAGAGCCCGGGCGAGGGCCGACGAGTCTTCGGGGAGCTGCCGGGCAGCGGTCCACAACCGGCCCGGGAGGGGCGGGACAGCAGCCCACGACCGGCCGGACGGCGGCAGGGCAGCACACCCCTGCCTCCGGCAATCCGGTCGCGGACGCCGCCCGGCGCCGTACCGGCGGCGGTGGCAGCGGGGCCGGCGGGGTCGGTCCCACTGCGGCCGGGCCCACTGCCGGGCCGTCCGCACCGGCCCGCGCACAGATCCCCTACCCGCCGAAACCGCCCACGCCGGGCGGACCGGGCCGCTGA